A section of the Canis lupus baileyi chromosome 5, mCanLup2.hap1, whole genome shotgun sequence genome encodes:
- the IRX6 gene encoding iroquois-class homeodomain protein IRX-6 isoform X2, giving the protein MSFPHFGHPYGSASQFLVSASSSATCCESAPRSVPDVAPGSTPAAALCCASYESRLLGSARPELGAALGIYGAPYAAAAAQSYPGYLPYSPEPPALYGALNPQYEFKEAAGNFTPGLAQPGAYYPYEPTLGQYQYDRYGAVELSGTGRRKNATRETTSTLKAWLNEHRKNPYPTKGEKIMLAIITKMTLTQVSTWFANARRRLKKENKMTWAPKNKGGEERKAESGAEEPLGCLNGDTKDVTASQEAPGLRLSDLEDLEEEEEEEADEEEAVAAAADRLAELHKDSQSLRAPCAAAREARLQRGECGLAARTFSFREPPGSGEADFLRAEPGGPTMTMHYPCSEKPRIWSLAHTAAPGAVEGATPAPPRPRSPDCRLIPGQPPGAGGRPAVPRDSGLEASSRVAKAFGNRPFAPPGLPMNCAPCPRRREPAVHCQYPSGAEG; this is encoded by the exons ATGTCCTTCCCGCACTTTGGACACCCGTACGGCAGCGCTTCCCAG TTTCTGGTGTCGGCAAGTTCCAGCGCCACTTGCTGCGAATCCGCCCCGCGCTCCGTCCCAGATGTGGCCCCAGGCTCCACCCCGGCGGCGGCTCTCTGCTGTGCATCCTACGAGAGCCGGCTGCTGGGCAGTGCGCGGCCCGAGCTGGGCGCCGCCTTGGGCATCTATGGAGCCCCCTACGCCGCGGCAGCTGCCCAGAGCTACCCAGGCTACCTGCCCTACAGCCCAGAGCCCCCCGCGCTGTACGGGGCGCTG aatCCACAGTATGAGTTTAAAGAGGCTGCTGGGAACTTTACACCTGGCCTGGCGCAACCAGGAGCCTATTATCCCTACGAGCCGACTCTGGGGCAGTACCAGTATGATCG GTATGGAGCAGTGGAGTTGAGTGGCACTGGCCGCCGGAAAAATGCCACCCGGGAGACCACCAGCACGCTCAAGGCCTGGCTGAATGAGCACCGCAAGAACCCCTACCCCACCAAGGGCGAGAAGATCATGCTGGCCATCATCACCAAGATGACCCTCACCCAGGTGTCCACCTGGTTCGCCAACGCGCGCCGGCGCCTCAAGAAGGAGAACAAGATGACTTGGGCGCCCAAGAACAaaggtggagaggagaggaaggctgAGAGTGGAGcagaggagcccctgggctgtCTGAATGGTGACACCAAAG ATGTTACTGCAAGCCAGGAGGCTCCAGGGCTCCGGCTGAGTGACCTGGAAGacctggaggaagaagaggaggaggaggccgacGAAGAGGAGGCAGTGGCCGCAGCTGCGGACAGGCTGGCCGAGCTCCACAAAGACTCGCAGTCGCTGCGGGCGCCGTGCGCGGCCGCTCGGGAGGCCCGGCTGCAGCGCGGGGAGTGCGGCCTGGCGGCGCGCACCTTTTCTTTCCGTGAGCCCCCCGGGTCCGGAGAAGCTGACTTCCTGCGGGCCGAGCCGGGGGGCCCCACGATGACCATGCACTACCCCTGCAGCGAGAAACCGCGCATCTGGTCTCTGGCGCACACCGCGGCCCCCGGCGCGGTCGAAGGTGcgaccccagcccctcccaggccacGAAGTCCTGATTGCCGTCTGATTCCAGGACAGCCCCCGGGTGCGGGCGGCCGACCCGCGGTCCCCAGAGACTCCGGGTTGGAAGCGTCTTCCCGCGTAGCCAAAGCCTTTGGAAACCGCCCGTTTGCCCCGCCGGGGCTGCCGATGAACTGTGCGCCGTGCCCGCGGCGGAGGGAGCCTGCAGTGCACTGCCAGTACCCGTCTGGAGCAGAAG GTTAG
- the IRX6 gene encoding iroquois-class homeodomain protein IRX-6 isoform X1: protein MSFPHFGHPYGSASQFLVSASSSATCCESAPRSVPDVAPGSTPAAALCCASYESRLLGSARPELGAALGIYGAPYAAAAAQSYPGYLPYSPEPPALYGALNPQYEFKEAAGNFTPGLAQPGAYYPYEPTLGQYQYDRYGAVELSGTGRRKNATRETTSTLKAWLNEHRKNPYPTKGEKIMLAIITKMTLTQVSTWFANARRRLKKENKMTWAPKNKGGEERKAESGAEEPLGCLNGDTKDVTASQEAPGLRLSDLEDLEEEEEEEADEEEAVAAAADRLAELHKDSQSLRAPCAAAREARLQRGECGLAARTFSFREPPGSGEADFLRAEPGGPTMTMHYPCSEKPRIWSLAHTAAPGAVEGATPAPPRPRSPDCRLIPGQPPGAGGRPAVPRDSGLEASSRVAKAFGNRPFAPPGLPMNCAPCPRRREPAVHCQYPSGAEAG from the exons ATGTCCTTCCCGCACTTTGGACACCCGTACGGCAGCGCTTCCCAG TTTCTGGTGTCGGCAAGTTCCAGCGCCACTTGCTGCGAATCCGCCCCGCGCTCCGTCCCAGATGTGGCCCCAGGCTCCACCCCGGCGGCGGCTCTCTGCTGTGCATCCTACGAGAGCCGGCTGCTGGGCAGTGCGCGGCCCGAGCTGGGCGCCGCCTTGGGCATCTATGGAGCCCCCTACGCCGCGGCAGCTGCCCAGAGCTACCCAGGCTACCTGCCCTACAGCCCAGAGCCCCCCGCGCTGTACGGGGCGCTG aatCCACAGTATGAGTTTAAAGAGGCTGCTGGGAACTTTACACCTGGCCTGGCGCAACCAGGAGCCTATTATCCCTACGAGCCGACTCTGGGGCAGTACCAGTATGATCG GTATGGAGCAGTGGAGTTGAGTGGCACTGGCCGCCGGAAAAATGCCACCCGGGAGACCACCAGCACGCTCAAGGCCTGGCTGAATGAGCACCGCAAGAACCCCTACCCCACCAAGGGCGAGAAGATCATGCTGGCCATCATCACCAAGATGACCCTCACCCAGGTGTCCACCTGGTTCGCCAACGCGCGCCGGCGCCTCAAGAAGGAGAACAAGATGACTTGGGCGCCCAAGAACAaaggtggagaggagaggaaggctgAGAGTGGAGcagaggagcccctgggctgtCTGAATGGTGACACCAAAG ATGTTACTGCAAGCCAGGAGGCTCCAGGGCTCCGGCTGAGTGACCTGGAAGacctggaggaagaagaggaggaggaggccgacGAAGAGGAGGCAGTGGCCGCAGCTGCGGACAGGCTGGCCGAGCTCCACAAAGACTCGCAGTCGCTGCGGGCGCCGTGCGCGGCCGCTCGGGAGGCCCGGCTGCAGCGCGGGGAGTGCGGCCTGGCGGCGCGCACCTTTTCTTTCCGTGAGCCCCCCGGGTCCGGAGAAGCTGACTTCCTGCGGGCCGAGCCGGGGGGCCCCACGATGACCATGCACTACCCCTGCAGCGAGAAACCGCGCATCTGGTCTCTGGCGCACACCGCGGCCCCCGGCGCGGTCGAAGGTGcgaccccagcccctcccaggccacGAAGTCCTGATTGCCGTCTGATTCCAGGACAGCCCCCGGGTGCGGGCGGCCGACCCGCGGTCCCCAGAGACTCCGGGTTGGAAGCGTCTTCCCGCGTAGCCAAAGCCTTTGGAAACCGCCCGTTTGCCCCGCCGGGGCTGCCGATGAACTGTGCGCCGTGCCCGCGGCGGAGGGAGCCTGCAGTGCACTGCCAGTACCCGTCTGGAGCAGAAG CAGGTTAG